The following coding sequences are from one Eucalyptus grandis isolate ANBG69807.140 chromosome 11, ASM1654582v1, whole genome shotgun sequence window:
- the LOC104426989 gene encoding LOW QUALITY PROTEIN: 60S ribosomal protein L9-1 (The sequence of the model RefSeq protein was modified relative to this genomic sequence to represent the inferred CDS: substituted 1 base at 1 genomic stop codon): MKTILSSETMDIPDGVTIKVTAKMIEVEGPRGKLTRNFKHLNLDFQLIKDEETGKRKLRIEAXFGTRKTSAAIRTALSHVENLITGVTKGYRYKTSIKNLNFFCEKAEIRAGLSVVRSEKVKDELVVDGNDIELVRKGEIFEGVFCGLLWEDKLTDCGLRAGRRRNSNLTGCKHRLRQSGNGRRGGEVRSMGRINGDQWEERGEVPLRRGAGEGIGGFEERCKKNFRREATE; the protein is encoded by the exons ATGAAGACGATCCTCTCTTCGGAGACAATGGACATCCCCGACGGCGTCACCATCAAGGTGACCGCGAAGATGATCGAGGTGGAGGGCCCCCGCGGCAAGCTCACCCGCAACTTCAAGCACCTCAACCTCGACTTCCAGCTGATAAAGGACGAGGAGACCGGCAAGAGGAAGCTCAGGATTGAGGCCTAGTTCGGCACCCGGAAGACCTCGGCCGCCATCCGGACCGCCCTCAGCCACGTCGAGAACCTCATCACCGGCGTCACCAAGGGTTACAGGTACAAGACATccataaaaaacttaaatttttttt GTGAGAAGGCCGAAATCCGTGCAGGACTATCTGTGGTCCGTTCGGAGAAGGTGAAGGATGAATTGGTCGTGGATGGGAATGACATTGAGCTT GTGAGGAAGGGGGAAATCTTTGAAGGGGTATTTTGTGGTCTGTTGTGGGAAG ACAAGCTGACTGACTGTGGACTGCGagcggggaggaggaggaactcTAATCTTACTGGATGCAAGCACAGACTCCGGCAGTCTGGCAATGGGAGGCGCGGAGGAGAGGTGCGATCAATGGGGAGGATCAATGGGGATCAatgggaggagagaggagaggtgCCGCTGAGGAGAGGTGCAGGCGAGGGGATTGGAGGCTTCGAGGAGAGGTGCAAGAAGAATTTTAGGCGGGAAGCAACAGAATGA